The genomic region TGTGCTATTAAGCACAATGTTTCTCACCGCAACGAGTATTGACACAAACAAAATAAGTGTAACTTGGACTGCTTACAAAACACCGCAAAAAGTCGCTGTGAGCGGAAGTTTTGGCGACATCAAGTTCAAGTTTGGCAAACAGAAAAAAACTCTCGCGCAAACACTACAAAACGCAAGCGCTGTGATCAATCCTATGACAGCTGACCTTAAAGATGAGGTCAAAAACAACAATATACGCGAGCATTTCTTTGCAAAATTTGAAAACAAAGAAATCAAGGTAACGCTCAAAAATGTCGTCGAAGGCGAAAACTGCGGGAGTATGCTAGCCACCATCAAAATGAATGGCAAAAGCGTAAAAATCCCTATGGAATACACCATTGCAAATGGAATCTTAAAGGCTGAGGGCTTGCTTGATTTAAATCTTTTTAAGCTAGATTCTGCGAGAGAGAATTTACAGAAAAAAGTCGCAATCGAACACGAGGGGATAACTTGGTCGCAGGTGAAAATTGCTTTTCAAGCGCCTGTAAAACCATAATCTTACAGCTTAGATTCTCATTTATTTGAGAATCTAAGGCATTACAAAAGTTAGATTCTAGATTTTCTGCCTTAGCAACTTCACATTTTACGAGCTTTGTTTTTTAACCTTTTTTACGATCGTTGGCTTTTGCGCACCTTCAATACATTGCTTATTTATCGTTATTTCACAGCCATTGAGTTCTGGCAAATCATACATTAAATCATTGATATGCTCTTCAATAATTGAGCGCAAGCCACGCGCACCGATTTTTCGCGCAATCGCAAGCTGGGCGATTTTTGCCACTGCACCTTTATCAAACTCTAGCTTCACATTATCCATCGCAAAAAGCTTTTGATACTGCTTGATAAGCGCATTTTTAGGCTGTGTGAGGATTGCAATCATTGCTTTTTCATCGATTGGATTAAGCGTAGTAATCACCGGCAAACGCCCGATAAGCTCTGGAATTAACCCATAACTCACCAAATCATCTGGCTCAACTAAATGCAACAAATAGCTTTCATCACTTTTGCCGTGTTTCTGCCCATGGAATCCTAGCACATTCCCACCCACGCGTCTTTTTATAATCTCGCTTAAGCCATCAAA from Helicobacter himalayensis harbors:
- a CDS encoding YceI family protein — protein: MRLLFLVLLSTMFLTATSIDTNKISVTWTAYKTPQKVAVSGSFGDIKFKFGKQKKTLAQTLQNASAVINPMTADLKDEVKNNNIREHFFAKFENKEIKVTLKNVVEGENCGSMLATIKMNGKSVKIPMEYTIANGILKAEGLLDLNLFKLDSARENLQKKVAIEHEGITWSQVKIAFQAPVKP